A genomic region of Flavobacteriales bacterium contains the following coding sequences:
- the rpsJ gene encoding 30S ribosomal protein S10, whose product MSQKIRIKLKSYDHNLVDMSAEKIVKTVKSTGAIVNGPIPLPTKKRIFTVLRSPHVNKKSREQFQLSSFKRLLDIYSSSSKTIDALMKLELPSGVEVEIKV is encoded by the coding sequence ATGAGCCAGAAAATTAGAATCAAATTAAAATCCTACGATCACAACTTGGTAGACATGTCTGCCGAGAAGATCGTAAAGACGGTGAAGAGTACGGGTGCGATCGTTAATGGTCCCATCCCGCTGCCAACCAAGAAGCGCATTTTCACTGTGCTTCGTTCACCTCACGTGAATAAGAAGTCTCGTGAGCAGTTCCAATTGAGTTCTTTCAAGCGCTTGTTGGACATCTATAGTTCATCATCTAAAACGATTGACGCTTTGATGAAACTCGAATTGCCGAGTGGGGTCGAGGTGGAGATCAAAGTGTGA